One window of the Lemur catta isolate mLemCat1 chromosome 6, mLemCat1.pri, whole genome shotgun sequence genome contains the following:
- the CLEC4E gene encoding LOW QUALITY PROTEIN: C-type lectin domain family 4 member E (The sequence of the model RefSeq protein was modified relative to this genomic sequence to represent the inferred CDS: inserted 2 bases in 1 codon): MNSSKSPALQRPERGCFSSQVFLWTVAGVSILFLSACFITRCVVTYRIFQICDEKKFQLQENFTELSCDNDGSGSVKNCCPLNWKHFQSSCYFFSTDTLAWALSLKNCSAMGAHLVVINTVEEQEFLFHTKPNSREFYIGLTDQVVEGLWEWVDGTLLTESVSFWDVGEPNNRVSLEDCATIRDSSNPRKNWNDVPCFFNMFRICEMPKIHXLNKEKSLKNRRHNLTYKGEGKRVWPNPQPQYEKSIQCISKDFISICYSDKHL, encoded by the exons atgaattcatCCAAATCACCTGCATTACAACGCCCAG AGAGAGGATGCTTCTCTTCCCAGGTGTTTTTATGGACTGTTGCTGGCGTCTCCATCCTATTTCTCAGTGCCTGTTTTATCACCAGATGTGTTG TAACATATCGCATCTTCCAAATCTGTGATGAGAAAAAGTTCCAGTTACAAGAGAATTTCACAGAGCTCTCCTGTGACAACGATGGATCAG GTTCAGTCAAGAACTGCTGTCCATTGAACTGGAAACATTTTCAGTCTAGCTGCTACTTCTTTTCCACTGACACTCTGGCCTGGGCATTAAGTTTAAAAAACTGCTCAGCCATGGGGGCTCATCTGGTGGTTATCAACACAGTGGAGGAACAG GAATTCCTTTTCCACACGAAACCTAACAGCAGAGAGTTTTATATTGGACTGACGGACCAGGTGGTGGAGGGTCTGTGGGAATGGGTGGACGGCACACTTTTGACAGAGTCTGTGAG CTTCTGGGACGTAGGAGAGCCTAACAACAGAGTTAGCCTGGAGGACTGTGCCACCATAAGAGATTCTTCCAACCCAAGGAAAAATTGGAATGATGTACCCTGTTTCTTCAATATGTTTCGGATTTGTGAAATgccaaaaataca tttgaacaaagaaaaatctcttaAGAACAGAAGGCACAACTTAACAtataaaggagaaggaaaaagagtatGGCCGAACCCACAACCCCAATATGAGAAAAGTATACAATGCATTTCAAAGGACTTTATAAGTATTTGTTACTCTGATAAACATTTGTAG